Proteins encoded in a region of the Plodia interpunctella isolate USDA-ARS_2022_Savannah chromosome 27, ilPloInte3.2, whole genome shotgun sequence genome:
- the Ephrin gene encoding ephrin-B2a translates to MVSYAYFGLRQTPWTLLVLIFFIESVMGNYAKSFYIHWNTTNSIFRIDNTDHVFDLNKGNAQFEYDQVNIICPVYAPGTFEEDTEKYIIYNVSKEEYDTCRITNPNPRIIAICDKPHKLMFFTITFRPFTPQPGGLEFLPGKDYYFISTSSKDDLHRRIGGRCLSNNMKLVFRVCCKPEEQSPVPPPQPTLPPPPPPTTTTTTTTTTTSMKPVTKKTHKYDKAQNEVVKSEELSYSRGAALASSLALALAAVAVLAPLAR, encoded by the coding sequence ATGGTGTCTTACGCTTATTTCGGCCTGCGGCAAACGCCTTGGACCCTACTAGTTCTCATTTTCTTCATCGAAAGCGTGATGGGGAATTACGCGAAATCTTTCTACATACATTGGAATACCACAAATAGCATATTCAGGATAGACAATACGGACCACGTATTTGACCTCAACAAAGGTAACGCTCAGTTCGAGTACGACCAAGTGAATATAATATGTCCTGTGTACGCTCCTGGGACTTTTGAGGAGGACACAgagaaatacataatttataacgTTAGTAAGGAGGAGTACGATACGTGTAGGATAACGAATCCCAATCCAAGGATCATAGCTATTTGTGATAAACCGCACAAGTTGATGTTCTTTACTATCACGTTTAGACCGTTCACACCTCAGCCGGGCGGGCTGGAGTTTCTGCCCGGGAAAGACTACTACTTCATATCGACGTCAAGTAAGGACGACTTGCACAGACGCATCGGCGGTCGGTGCCTCAGTAATAACATGAAGCTCGTGTTCCGCGTTTGCTGCAAGCCAGAAGAGCAGTCTCCCGTCCCACCTCCGCAGCCGACCCTGCCTCCTCCGCCGCCACCAACAACGACCACCACCACGACCACAACGACGACATCAATGAAACCCGTCACGAAAAAGACGCACAAATATGACAAGGCTCAGAATGAGGTGGTTAAGAGTGAAGAGCTCTCGTATTCAAGAGGAGCTGCTTTGGCGTCATCGTTGGCTTTGGCTCTGGCCGCTGTAGCAGTGCTGGCCCCTTTGGCTCGGTGA